Within the Musa acuminata AAA Group cultivar baxijiao chromosome BXJ2-9, Cavendish_Baxijiao_AAA, whole genome shotgun sequence genome, the region TCCTCCGATGGGCCAACTGGAGGAAGTACGCGGCAGTGCTCCGACCCGACGGCGTGGTGGCCATCTACGGCCCCGCCGTGTGGTCGACCCCCGACTACGGCTTCGGCGCCGCCCTCGTCCACGAGGGGTGGACGCACGCCCTTCCCGCGGCGAAGAACGTGCTGTTCTCGTCGGAGATGCTTTACGAGAACGCCAAGCAGGTGACCAGGGATTACAGCCTCCTCATGAAGGATGACTGCAACCTGGTCCTCGTGAAGGCCTCGGTCGGCGTCATTTGGCAGTCAGGGACGGCGGGCCGAGCGAGGCCTCCTCCACTGCTTCCTCTGGCTTGATCACAGAGGGCAGCTCGCCGTCGCGAGTGACGATTACTACAAGAACTTGTGGAGCAGCAACAACGCCTCGAGCATCGGAGACTATGCGCTTCTTCTCCAGATCAATGGACAAGCTGTTGTCTATGGACCAACGGTGTGGCTGACCACTTCCTCCCCAAAGAGCCTCCTCGACACCACCTCTTCGTCCCCAGAGCCACCCATCGCCACCTGATCTGCTGCTAGAAGCAGAAACTGCAGCATGCATGCAGTGGCTTGTTGATTATGTTGACGAGAGCTTGTACTTGACACTACAACTTCCCAAGAAATAAAAATGATGCACGAATAAGCATGGTTTTTTATTTGGATGGGCAtttatagtagtagtagtagtatggACTATGGTTCCCTCCCAAAAACACACTTCTCTTACAAATTTGATTTATAACTAAAGTGAATCTACTTCtatcaatttaaatttaaatactttACTCAATAATTCAAACTTATCAAATTAGTTGCCGACTTATATAAATAGTAGATGGACTGGAATCTAACCAGGTAGCAAaggcaaataaaattatttaaaagctAAATTATTTTCCTATTAGTATATTTTAAATTAGATAATTTTTGAAAAAGCTTCAGGTTTTGACTTTTGAAAAGATTTTAGATAAAAACTCTTAACTTTCATAATTTCACATATGACaccctaattttaaaaaaaaattaaaacattcttttttttaaataatcataCTCTCGTCAACCACCGACCCCTTCGTCTCATTAGCCACTTTCATCGAAGGGTTTGATGAAGACATAGAGTTGATGATGAAAGTAACATAGGGAGAAGGCAACGATGTAGAGCCTCGTATGACAATGGATCACACGACGACAGAAATAAAATAATCCTTTCATATGATTAGGAgcgttaaattttttttaagttgAAATGTTCAACAAAACATTTTAAAACTTACGAACCTGTTTTCTCCAAAaagcactcttttttttttttttttagccctTGTAGAACTTTTTAACTTTCCAATTTTACCCTTccaaatttctttatttttatctttttggtGGTTTGATCCATATGTTTGGTTCAAcaaattttaaacatgataaaaataatttgaatcaactcaaatttttttattaaatgattATTAAAGACAGACTcatgaaataaaattttaaaattagcataaaacattaaaaattaaaaaataatttagaacaaacgtttcatattttatatttaaatatcatTTTGATTTTATAATGTTCATTCGCAATGGTTCTATCCAAATTAGAGTACTTTGGATATGAACCAATGACTCACCCTATGAAAGCAATAGTGAAAATTTAAATTCATGTTAAATAATTATGTATACAAATATTGTTTACAAAATAAAtgaattatattttttagatcttcagactattttttttgtaaacattataattttaacttaattatAAATTCAAATGTTTTTAATCATTAATTTAGTTGTATTTTATTGGTTGGATTAATTCTTGACTTATTGAATAGGACCAAGTGACAAaccaatacaaaaaaaaaaaaagaggggaaaAAGTAAGGATGTACAATgtcgaaataaaaaaataaataagaacgATACGCAGGATAAGTGAAAATTGAGACATCCTTtactaaaaaacaaaaatttaaagaaaaacattttcgaaaagctcgctatttttaaatttattcttcatAGTATATAGATATGCTGCGTACGTGAACTCTGCACGCCGACATGCGTCATCAAGCGCATCGCGCCTTGGTCACCCACTCTTGCAATTGTGTATGTAAAGAATTAAATTGGTCGAACCGAGTAAGTGTAAGCTTGTACTCTTACCAGACTGAGATGGATCAAATGTAGCCTTGCCCCAAACATACCATATGCGAAGGCTCGGTCTGTGCGCTTTTGcaacaaggattttaattttgaatgatatctcATATCTTGCGGTACATACCAATTTGTCAGTAGATCGATATGTGAATCGTTCGTTATTAGGTGATACGTCAACAAGCGCATCACGCCTAGGTCACCTACTCTTGCAATTGTGCATGTAAAGAATTAAATTGGTCGAACCGAGTAAGTGTAAGCTTGTACTCTTACCAAACTGAGATGGATCAAATGTAGCCCTGCCCCAAACATACCATATGCGAAGGCTCGGTCTGTGCGCTTTTGcaacaaggattttaatttttaatgataTCTCATATCTTGCGGTACGTACCAATTTGTCAGTAAATCGATATGTGAAGAGACATCCGATAAAATTGAAACAATACAGAGAAGATTAGCATGGCCCCTGTGCAAGGATGACACGCAcaaatcgaaagcaaatgcggaacaatgggatgcatgtgttgaatcattacgatgcaaacatgatctttagatgatagctgcagatgtacaaataaataaaggacaaaagtatacaggaatttaagataataatgtaaagcttaactgaagtaagagtttttttactgaaatcaatttctaaagagaagaaacaaggaaagccgaaatcgaccaaagctcgattctggcataatttgataggaacattgtatgaactacttggataaccaattatgctccaatttatacaaaataggtgttcttggaaagctttgtcaatctagttttaggcaaattaagttttacaagaattggaatttacaatatTTATCAGTAGATCGATATGTGAATAGTTCGTTATTAGGCGATACGTCACCTAGGTCACCCACTCTTGCAATTGTGCATGTAAAGAATTAAATTAGTCGTGAACCGAGTAAGTGCAAGCTTGTACTCGTACCAGACTGAGATGGATCAAATGTAGCCCTGCCCCAAACATACCATATGCAAAGGCTCGGTCTGTGCGCTTTTGCaataaggattttaattttgaatgatatctcATATCTTGCGATACGTAACAATTTGTTAGTAAATCGATATGTGAATCGTTCGTTACCAGGCGATACGTACTAGGGTGCTAGTAGATCGATACACGAATTATCCATTATCATGTGGTACTATCGATTAGGGTAATTTTCGCCCCATTACCGTAGCAGATGGTATTAGCTTAGggaaaagaaagaagagggagaagaaaaggaagaacttGGAGATCAGATgtagctctccctcgacgattctGATTCGTCGTTGCCCTCCCTCGCCAGACGCTATAAATGAGATATCGCCTCCTCCTcatctgaggcgacgaggcctttGCATCGTCGATAACTTTTCTTTATCTATATGAGGGAGAAGAAACATTGACGAGGAAAAGAAACGACACATAAGGAGAAGAAACTATCTTTTCTCCTCGCGGTTTATTTTCCTTGCATGCGGAGAAAAAACgagacgatatatatatatatatatatatatatatatatatatatatatatcaaataatatgCTTTAATACGTTTGTATTGTACCGAGCTGAGATCGAATTTTCAATACCATACGAAATTGCAATACTTTGCGATTCCAATCTCAAGCAATTCTAAATCTAAATTCCCGCGGCTTGTGACTACATGGCTGTCTACCATTCTTGTCTTCAAACCCTGGAACCGGAACCTCATGGTTTTGGCCCGCATCATCACCAGATCAGCACCATGTAACTCAACTGCACCTTTTCCACCTCTGCTCTGCTACTGCTGCAGTAGATACAGCGTCGTCATTACTTCTAGCACTTTCTTCACCCCCAAAAGGGCCAGTCCCTGCAGGGGAAGAAAAGAATGCTTGGAAATAATAAGCTCGTGACAGATGAAGGCCACACCCGGTCGCTGTGTATAGCTGGCAAGCAAGCAAACACCACATGGACCACACAATTGCCTGGTGCGGTCTCGGGTCTCAGTCCAAGGCTTGGTAGCTTAACCCATGTTGCCGTCATTAGTCCAGTATGATATTCAGCCTTGTCTGAGCCCAAGGCATGTCATTTAACGCCACCCACTAGGCCCATTCAATGCACACAAGGTGGTGGTGACCCGAGGAAACAGCCAAAACAATTACTGCACCCTTGCCTTGCTTTACGGCAGAGCTCTTGTCACGACCGGAAACAGAACCTGCCCCCTCCCTCCCCCACACTCTGCATGAATCCATGCCTTGGTACTATTAGAAGCTCCATACTACACTCGTCGGTCACTCGAGGGCTCTCCCCCTTTGTGTGTCATGCGCAGAGGGCTTTCAGTGGAATACAGCCTCCCTGACATAAATGAGATCATGTGCATGGAGATGGAGGTAGAGACAAAGGTCCCAGCTTTGCGATCGTCCCGTCCCACATTGGTCGCCTGTGCTATATAATCTAAGCCACCCTCCGTTGCACCTGCTCACAGGGGAGGTGAAAGAGGAAGGGCAAGATGAGGGGAGTTTATCTGGAAGCCATGTGTTGGTTGGCAGTGGCGGTAGTCCTAAGGTCAGGTACTTGCTCCCCTGCCATTGCTTCCACACAAGATGAGCGTTATCTTGCATCGCCTTATTACGCATACCCACCTGCCTATGGCCAGCCACCTCCACCTCCGTACGGGCAGTCACCACCGCACTATGGCCGACCATCTCCGCCGCTGTATGGACGGCCACCACCACCTCCCCGACATGGCGGATTACCGTCTCACAGGCCACCACCACCTGCTCGTAAGTCGCCGCACCATAGGTACTCACCACCCTCACCCTCACCAGGCCACCCTTCACCTCACTACAGACAGCCGCCACCACAGTATGGTCGACCACCTCCACGGCAGGGAGGTCCACCACCGTCTCCACCTCATCATGGACATAGGCCACCCTATCACAGAAAACCCCCACCTCATCACATAGTACCGCCACCTCAACATGGACAGCCCTCGCCACCACCACAGTATGGACAGCCATCGCCACCACCACAGTATCGCcaaccaccgccaccgccacagtATGGCCAACCAGCACCACCACCCTCCCACAAATGCCCTCCAACTCACAGGAGACACCCACCTCCTCCACAGGGACGGCAACCACAACCACCACATTATGGCCGTCAACCACCTCCTTATGGCCAGCAGCCACCTTCACCGCACCATGGTCATGCACCAAAGAAACCACCACACAGACAACCATCTCCCCCGCATTCAGCACCTCCGTATGGCAAGCTGCCACCTCCACCGCACCATGAACATGCACCAAAGAAATCACCTCCGCTACATGCATGGCCCCCGCCACAATACAGGCATCCTCCGCCACAGTATGGGCAACCACCACCTCCAACTCACCGGAGACATCCACCTCCGCAACATGCACGGCCTCCACCACCACCTCATGGAAAGCCACCATCACCGCACCATGGTCATGCACCAAAGAAACCACGGTCTCCACCACATGCACGGCCATGTCCACCGCGGCGAGGACAAACACCACCCCAGTATGGACCTCCATCACCACCATCTCATGGAAAAAGACCACCTTCCCCATCGCCAACTCCACCATCTTACGGTTACCCGCCACCGACATATGGATCGACACCACCGGCAGGAAGCTATCAACCGCCTCCTCACCATGGCCGGGTTCCACCACGACGGTAAACACCACCAGCGCAGGGGCAGCCATCTCCTTCACGGCAGATGCCATCTCCGCCATCGCCCTACCAGTTGTCAACGTCACCACCCTATCTATAGTACCTATCAGGTCTCAATGGCCAGCGTAGCAGCAAGAGGTCGTTTGCTTAGGTTTCACTTGCTGATCTTCATGCATGTCTTTCAGGCTATCTATGCAATCGCAAATTATGAATCATCGATAGTTATGTTTTTCCAATCAACAGGTTGGTGTCTTCTACTCTTAACAAAAACAACCGTATGAACGATGTGGAATAATCCACAATATGCGATGAAGTAGGGTTCTGAAATTGTTACTCTGCAGCAAACAAAAAATGGCACAAGGAACCAAATTTTCGTCATTCCAGGTAAAACTTTTAATATCAAAGGATAAATAAACGAACAAAACTCTATGCAACAGCTCCCTTAGAATGTGGAAAAGACTCTCTACGGCAATGTGCTAATGCAACTACATCCTTAAAATGAGTAGAAAAGACTCTATTAGAACAATGTGCAATTAAGGAACCAAAACAGCACGAAACAGACAAAAAACATCATCCATGCATAAGATTAAAGGCTCCTCAGCCCAGCAAATTTAGTAAAGCCTAGCCCTTCCGAGTGTTGGAAGGCAAAACCTGATTGATAGCACCTGAGGTTCTACTAACGGATAGCAAGAACAGAGAAACTTAGAATACCAATGCTAAATGTGGCTTTATTAGTGAAAtaccagcaaaaaaaaaaaagatttgtacAACAATGAGTTCTTCCACGTTGAAGGCCAATGTGATTAACAGTGTATTCTGTGGGCATCAAAACCGTTGTAAGCCCCAAATTATACGATTAACTACGTGCATTTGGCCTCGAAGAACCTCCCTCTCATCTTTGTGTATTTGTATCCCAAAATTCCCAGCCAAAACTTGCACATCCTAACCTCTTATCCGTATCTGGGCTTCCCCAAAAAATTCGTAAGCATTCATCCTTCAGTACCTATTATTTTGTACCGGTCCTATAGTTTTACCAAGAGAATGCAACAAACTTAGTTTAATCTTCTTCCAGTAATTCCTATATTTTAATCGTGCTCCAATCTAACAAAAATCAATTTTCATTCTAAATATCATCGACATTCTCACCTCTCAGAGTGTGCTACTTTACTTCAACATAAAGTTTTCTATAAAAATGCTTCAGATTTAGCAATGTGATTAGCTGAAGCTGTTGGATTTGAAGCTGTCTTTCCTTTCCACCATATAATATATGCACCCTCACATATAATTCCCATCCATGTCCCATCAATTGACTTTACCAGCTCTGCATTCTAAAATTTTGTGTTTGTTCCGAGCATCATCTAGTGTAAGAGGGCAATATAAACAAAGAAAACTTTCTGAACCTGAAAATTAGCATAATCGAAGAAGTCAGAGCTAATAGTGGAGAAATAGCCAAGTTTAATTGATCCAAACATAAATTTACTAGGTTTAAGCTTCTTCAACTCTGTCTATGCAAATATCTGAATTTGAAGGGTGAAAGGTTGACAGTGCATGCATTTCTAGCAATCCTTTACAGTGACTATGACATCTTAGATTCTTGTTATTCAATGCTACACTGTGCAGGAACTTGAGATAATATAGATGTAGATGTAGTATTGATATAATATTTCCATGAAATAAAAGATTTTAGTTTGACATGGTCCTGGTTGAATTGGCACACCCGATAAGATTTGTTCTTAATCCTCAAAGTAAACTACACAAACCTTGTTACATAGAAACCGGAGTTTTGCCAAGGCATACTAGCCGATCAGTAAGAATGCTTTGTGTAGATGAACATGGATCACGACCAGCAACATATATATTGTACATAATCAATCGACTGTGCTAACAAAAAGCAGGGTATTGTACATGTTCAAGACAAGTTTGTCAACTGTTTGAAGACTGCTTTCAACAAAGAAGTGATTGCATTCAAAACAGTGCAACTTTTTAGGATTAAATTCAAATAGAGCATACCAAAACACAAAAATGCACTTTGATTATGGACATATTACAGAAAATCCACCATTATCCAGTGGAGGATGCTAAGAAATGCATAATAATGAACAAGTGTCTCTGTGTTTAAGTGTGTGCACAGGCTTATGCAACTGTTCAAATGCCAATATTGCTAAATTCTCGTGACTTGATCTTATAAAATTCTCTAAATATTACCAGATATCACATAATAGACAGCTGACTCCACACATAAGACCCAAACGAACACATCGTATGCCAACATCCAGTAGGAAACACAGATCAAGAAGCAACGTTAACTAGTATATATATGTGCAAATGGTACTTGAAAGCTGTATATGCATCATAACACCTCATTAtaatcccacatcggaagtgagaCACAATAGTAAAGCAATCCATGTTGTATATGTAATCCATCAATCTATATGCTTATAGCCAGCCTCCAATAAGAACACATAGTAAAGCAAATATTACATCAATCAAGAAAACTACTTTTACCTAAGTATGTATAGTTACACATAAGGAATAGAACCGATGGTAGACATATCATTTAAAAAGGGAAGAACTAAACCACAACAAGTTTATCATGTGCTCCTTAAACAACCCTTCTCCTTAACTAGTTGCAAAAGATGGATCTAAGTAATGGATTATGATAACTACAATCATATTGGCGATCGACTCTGGTATTCTAGTAACAGATTAGCAATGATCGCCATAATGGGATTGTGAAACATATTAATCGCAGATGAACTAGCAACCCTCCCATCTAATCAAATATATTCGATTAAAAAAGCAAAGTAAATGTATTCCTTCCCTTCTTGATTCGGATCCGATAAGAAATCATCGGCAACCAACAGAGAAAAGAAAACACTAGATTAACTCTTTTGTACCTGGTCTCATTAATTCCAAATATCGGTTTGCAATGTACGATCAAAGAAGACGGGGAACGTTGTCCAATGTCCAGGACAATCACGAACTTTTGCAAAGACGATGCACTGCGGAAGGGAGATGAAGGGGGAGGAAAGAAAGGAATGAAAGAACGCTACCTCAAAGGAGTCCGGGATCGGACCGCCGCGTTCCTGGCCCAACGAAAGGAGATCGGCATCGAGAGGAGAAAAAACTTCGTCATCCGGCTGTCAGGATAAGGGGGCGGAGTAAGAGGAGATCGCCCGGGTCTCTCTTTATAAAGCCGGGCCATGGAGTGTGGGAGACGTGCTGCCACGTGGAGACAATTCATTGGTTGGTCGTCAAATTCCGTTGTGGCCAACAACCGGCGGCCTGGCTCGCAAAAACGGCAACGAATTCTGACAAGCGGGGCTCGGTCTCAACTGTGTCCGTGGCGACACGAGATTCTTAAGATATTCGAGACCCGTTCGTCCTGCATCATTGGGACCCACATCAGGGTGAATGATCCCACGAGACCTGTCCAATTAAACGGCAGTTTTCAGTGAAATATGTCTGGATCCCGACAGATGCTTGAAAGAATCATTTTATACTTACAACAATCATCACTGTCTTGATCCATCTTAGAAGAAACATGTCACAATCATCATTGTCTTGATCCATCGTAGAAAAAATCTGTCATGACAGTATAAGTTGATGTATGAAAACCACTTCAACAAAAAAATTATCACAAGATAAAAAGACATATAAGTCGATAACACCTGATATTTCTtgtaacataaaaaatattttcaatcgaTGATAACTTGACACATAACTAGATAACTTAGTTGGCATAAAGGAGATAAAATCTATGTTTGTTCACATAGACAttagtataaaaaaaaattatcataagttaTCCATAAAAAAATTTCATGGAATGTTCTTTTTCGTCTATATTATAACTAACTTAAGTATATAAAGAATCCAATCAAAAACTCGTATCTAACCTCGATCTTCATGCAAATCATCCATAGAGCGCATGAGTATATCTATCTTGGACCTTGAAACAACTTTAGAAATATCTTAATGGCACCTCACCCTTATTATTCAACATAAGATAGGCTATACACcatagctaattatatattacattCATTTCTTACGTTATTAACTATATTGATGAAaaacatgacatacatgatatataCAAAAGTGATaagtaaaaattaaatttaatatattttttaatttatgacACCTAACATATTGAAATTAAAGtagttagaaataaaaaaattttaagattatCTTTTTGCCTCCACTTGTACACCAATCCAATACGCAAAcacatattttatttttcatcaatataACTGACAATATCATgacaaataagattatttattttatttttataattataaagattttaatataatttttttaaatacaaaGATCATAATACTAATAGAATCTAAGTataaaataatatgtaattaatccctatagtaaaatatttgattttaacACTTAACgaatatttttccttttcttaaaggaaagaaaacttcGTAATCAACATTATTACAGTACCTATTGTCAACGTCAATGTCCGTTCATTC harbors:
- the LOC135622451 gene encoding uncharacterized protein LOC135622451, with protein sequence MAEMASAVKEMAAPALVVFTVVVEPGHGEEAVDSFLPVVSIHMSVAGNRKMVELAMGKVVFFHEMVVMEVHTGVVFVLAAVDMAVHVVETVVSLVHDHGAVMVAFHEVVVEAVHVAEVDVSGELEVVVAHTVAEDACIVAGAMHVAEVISLVHVHGAVEVAACHTEVLNAGEMVVCVVVSLVHDHGAVKVAAGHKEVVDGHNVVVVVAVPVEEVGVSCELEGICGRVVVLVGHTVAVAVVGDTVVVAMAVHTVVVARAVHVEVAVLCDEVGVFCDRVAYVHDEVETVVDLPAVEVVDHTVVAAVCSEVKGGLVRVRVVSTYGAATYEQVVVACETVIRHVGEVVVAVHTAAEMVGHSAVVTARTEVEVAGHRQVGMRNKAMQDNAHLVWKQWQGSKYLTLGLPPLPTNTWLPDKLPSSCPSSFTSPVSRCNGGWLRLYSTGDQCGTGRSQSWDLCLYLHLHAHDLIYVREAVFH